GGTATTGCTATTGATCTACCACAAAAAGGTGGTATGAAGAGTTGTTAACATTAATATAGGCGTTGTTTATTACATTTGATCAGGTTCCGTGAAACACAACGTGCGCTGACTGCATCCCAATCGGTAAGGAATGGACACCGTTGCGTGGATGCCTTACCATTGCGACAAAACAAGTACAGATCACAATAAGCGGGATGGCTTAgaaatgtgtctttgctttCAACACAAAGTGAGTCAAGATCCATTGAGCTGGGAGTTTTTGCCTGGAAGATAGAAATAAttataaagtatttttttattttgtggatAACGTAATAAACACATTTACCTtgcatttaacattttctgctATATCACATTTGTTTGATTCATTGTTCCAATAACTGTCGGGGGCACAGCGCATAAggaagggtttttgtttgaagcataaGTAGTACTCTTCGCAACTTGTAGGACTaggggtgaaagaaaaatcgcCAACTTCACTACGCTGACACACTTCCGCCGGATCGGCTATATGATCATGTTCGCACGGAACTTTTGTCGAATCGTCACAGTAAAGTAGGGCAGAGTTCCAGTATCTGTCAGCAGCACACTTTTGCCGAATTGGCTTATGGTCGACACAGATGTAATAATCTGAACAGTCTGTAGGACTTCTCACAAAGCTTGGTACATTTGGATCCGTAGTTAGGCAGAATGTTTCAGGATCGGTTGTGTTATGCGTGGGTAAAGTTTCGGTGGAAGATGCAACCTCTGTTGTTAACGGGGTATCTGGGAGTGTTGTTGTTGGAACAGATGGCGTTAAACTTTCACAGTCCGATGAATCGATACTACACACATCCTTGATATGATAAAACATTCCAGTAGGACATGTGCCGTGGATAACTGTGTCTCCATTGCACTGATAGAACTTGGTACAATCTTCTGGATCGGCTACGAAGGAATTGCTTTTGATACCGTCGCACAGCCCGTTCGGTGCGAGTTGTTGCGAATAAACTAATTCAGTAGCTATGCTAACCAAA
The DNA window shown above is from Anopheles funestus chromosome 3RL, idAnoFuneDA-416_04, whole genome shotgun sequence and carries:
- the LOC125771748 gene encoding probable chitinase 10; the protein is MDCKWISVLVLVSIATELVYSQQLAPNGLCDGIKSNSFVADPEDCTKFYQCNGDTVIHGTCPTGMFYHIKDVCSIDSSDCESLTPSVPTTTLPDTPLTTEVASSTETLPTHNTTDPETFCLTTDPNVPSFVRSPTDCSDYYICVDHKPIRQKCAADRYWNSALLYCDDSTKVPCEHDHIADPAEVCQRSEVGDFSFTPSPTSCEEYYLCFKQKPFLMRCAPDSYWNNESNKCDIAENVKCKAKTPSSMDLDSLCVESKDTFLSHPAYCDLYLFCRNGKASTQRCPFLTDWDAVSARCVSRNLIKCNKQRLY